One region of Enterobacter ludwigii genomic DNA includes:
- the paaB gene encoding 1,2-phenylacetyl-CoA epoxidase subunit B has translation MSNVYWPLYEVFVRSKQGLSHRHVGSLHAADDRMALENARDAYTRRSEGCSIWVVKASEIIASQPEESGEFFDPAESKVYRHPTFYTIPDGIEHM, from the coding sequence ATGAGCAATGTCTACTGGCCGCTGTACGAAGTGTTCGTACGCAGCAAACAAGGTTTGTCCCACCGTCACGTGGGAAGTCTGCATGCCGCTGACGATCGCATGGCGCTGGAAAATGCGCGTGATGCTTATACCCGCCGCAGCGAAGGGTGCTCCATCTGGGTGGTCAAGGCGAGCGAGATTATCGCCTCCCAGCCGGAAGAGAGCGGCGAGTTCTTCGACCCGGCGGAAAGCAAGGTCTACCGCCACCCGACGTTTTACACCATCCCTGATGGCATCGAGCATATGTGA